The Vigna radiata var. radiata cultivar VC1973A chromosome 6, Vradiata_ver6, whole genome shotgun sequence DNA segment TAGTCCTCAAGATTGGCCTGAGCCAATAGTCCGGGTTCAGTCCTTGTCCGAAAGGTGCACGGATTCAATCCCTGATAGATATATCAAGCCCATCAGTGACCGTCCATCTTCTGCTGTTCTCGACGATGATGCCAACATCCCAATTATCGACCTTGCAGGGCTTTGTGGTGACCCAGAAGCCCGAGCTTCCACGCTCAGCCAAATCTCTGAGGCCTGTAATGAGTGGGGTTTCTTCCAGATCGTGAACCATGGGGTCAGTCCTCAGTTGATGGACATGGCCAGGGAAACTTGGCGCCAGTTCTTTCACATGCCTGTGGAGGTGAAACAGCAATATGCAAACTCCCCAAAAACTTATGAAGGGTATGGTAGCAGGCTTGGAATTGAGAAAGGTGCCATTCTTGATTGGAGTGATTACTATTTTCTTCATTACCTTCCCTTGTCCTTGAAGGACTGCAACAAATGGCCCTCTCAGCCTCCCTCTAGCAGGTATATTTATACGTATGGTTcatatcaatatttaaaaatcatgtttttacAGAATCAAATGTTATGAATGACAGAAAAACATGCATATGGGTAATACATAAAGTCGTTTTTGTATTGAAAGAATGAAGTTAATGTTGAATTGTGGAGTAAAATTGCATTACTGATGATGCAGGGAAGTGTGCGATGAGTATGGAAGAGAGGTGGTGAAGCTATGTGGGAGGTTGATGAAGGTTCTGTCGATAAACCTAGGATTGGAAGAGGATGTTCTTGAGAAAGGTTTCGGAGGAGAAGATGTTGGAGCATGCATGAGGGTGAATTATTACCCAAAGTGTCCACGACCAGAATTAACGTTGGGTTTGTCTTCTCACTCAGATCCAGGGGGTATGACCCTCTTACTTTCAGATGACCAAGTCCCAGGTCTTCAAGTCCGAAAAGGCGACAAGTGGATCACCGTGAAGCCTCTTCCCCATGCTTTTATTGTCAATATCGGTGACCAAATTCAGGTGAATACTCTTTCTTTTATCTCggagagaataaaaaaataagaaaaggtagtatgatatgaatataaaaaaattttggacaaagaatatttttctaattatccTTGTTAAGAATGT contains these protein-coding regions:
- the LOC106763868 gene encoding probable 2-oxoglutarate-dependent dioxygenase At5g05600, with protein sequence MTKTSSPQDWPEPIVRVQSLSERCTDSIPDRYIKPISDRPSSAVLDDDANIPIIDLAGLCGDPEARASTLSQISEACNEWGFFQIVNHGVSPQLMDMARETWRQFFHMPVEVKQQYANSPKTYEGYGSRLGIEKGAILDWSDYYFLHYLPLSLKDCNKWPSQPPSSREVCDEYGREVVKLCGRLMKVLSINLGLEEDVLEKGFGGEDVGACMRVNYYPKCPRPELTLGLSSHSDPGGMTLLLSDDQVPGLQVRKGDKWITVKPLPHAFIVNIGDQIQVLSNGNYKSVEHRVLVNSNKERVSLAFFYNPKSNIPIEPVKELVKPDKPALYTPMTFDEYRLFIRLRGPCGKSHVDSLKSPR